CGCATCACCCAATGATGCAGGATTTCGGTCGCCCGTTGATGGGCCGGGCCGTCCCAGGCGAAACCGCAGATGTCTGAGACGATTCCAGCGAGATAGCGCACGGAGGTTTGCAATTTCAGGCGGGTGTAGCCTTCATAGGAATAACCGGCATCACGGGCGGCGCGGGCATTGGCGGCCACGCGCCATTCGCTCACCGTGGCAGCGGTCACGGTGCTTTTGGCCGACTGGATATAGGGATCGACGATTTCCGCCACATGACGGCTGACACGCGGTTTGATGGCGGTGATCACCGATTTCACCGTGCGGATGCGTTCGTTCAGCGACTGGATTTCGGCCAGATCATCATGCACGGGCTCGTTGCGCGGGATATCCATCATCGCCGCCTTGAGCGTGCGCCACAGATTGGGCACACCTTCATCCGACGGGGATGTGGCGATCAGTTCGTCGGGATGCGGGTCCACATAGACGATACGGCGATCGACCTCGCGGAAGGCCGGGCGGCCATGAATGGATTTGACGGCGGCGGCAAAGGGTTTGTTGTTGAGAATGCTGCCGTCGATGAAGGCGGCCTTGTGGGGATCCACACCGGCGCGCAGATAATTGGCGAAATTGCTGACGAAAAACCGGTCCTTGCTGCGCCAGCTCAGACCACGTTCGCCCAGCATCTCATCGACTTCGCCGATTTGCGCCGGGGCATAGGCACCCGGGAAACAGGCGGTGGCGCGGGCGGCGAAGGCGAGGCTTGGCACATCGTCATTTTGAAAATCGCTTTGCCAGTCGCCGTTCCGCCAATGGGTGAAGGAGAACTCAAAGGTGCAGCGATGTTCGCGCTCGGCGATCACCGGCGGATCATGGAGCGGCAGATAGCGGAGAAAGCCGTGAAAATCGGTCACGGTGACAAAGGTCTCCAGCCGATGACCGGCGGGCATCAGTGAATATTCGGGGCCTTTCGGCGTGCCCATGTCGATCAGCGCGTCATATAACAGCCGCACCAGATGAACGCCATCGAACAAGGGTTTCATATGACGGAGCCGCACCAGCGGCGGGATCTTGTCACTTACCCCGGTGCTGTAGCCGCGCGCGCCGAACACCCGGCGGCTGACGAATTTGACCAGCGGGTCGACAATGATTTTGGACCAGATATTTGTTTCCTCGGGCGGCGGGGCAAGACGGCTCACGTCGGCCTCGCGCAGCCAGAGGTCGCGCAACGGATCATAGGCGAGGTCATGGGCGAGGGCGCGCGACAGGAAAATGCCGTTGATCCCACCCGCCGAGGCCCCGGCCACGCAATCGACCACCACTCGCAGGTCGAACACGTCGCTCATATCGCGGAGAAGATCGTAATAGACATTCTCGGTATCGATGTCGTCGTCGCCATTGAGGCCAAGATCGCCATAACTGATCCCGTGCCGGGCGTCGCGGTCGCGGATCTTGTGCAGAGCGGCGGAAGCGCGGGCCAATTTCAACACTTCCTTGGTCACGCCATGCATATAGACGGCGAGCGACACCCCGCCGAAACAGACGAGCGCCAGCCTCAGCTCCTTTTCGCGCATGGGATGGACGTCCTCCGTGTGGTTTTAATCTTGCGTTTATTCTTAGTGGGGCGGCATTTGTGCGGGGTTTGTCGGCCCAAGGGGGACATAGACAGCGCATCTCTTAACGCATAGGCTGAGCCAAACCTCAAGTCACTACAATACCGGAAATATAATGTCAGGACAGTCCAGTTTACCCGTGAGCGCGAAGCATGCCTCGCTGACCACCCATGTGCCCGCCGCGAGTGATGATGCCCAGCGCGCTTTGCGCGATGCGTTCGGGCGTTATGCCACGGGAGTGACCATCATCACCGCTCGTACGGCGGAGGGCGAGGAAATCGGCATTACCGCCAATTCCTTCACCTCGGTGTCGCTCGATCCGGCCATGGTGCTGTGGAATATTGCCCTGAAATCCCAGCATGTTGATTGCTTTCAGCCGGGCTTCCGCTTTGCCGTCAATGTGCTGTCGGACAACCATGAAACACTGGCGCGGCATTTCGGCCGTTCGGGGCGTGATCAGTTCCGCGAAATCGATATTGCGCTCTGTCATGGGCTTGGCGGGGTGCCGCTGATTGACGGGGCCATTGCCTGCTTTGAATGTGTGACCGATCAGGTGGTGCTGGCCGGAGATCATAACGTGCTGATCGGCCGGGTCGAACGCTTCGGCGCTCATGCCGGGGCACCGCTTGCGTTTCATAACGGGCGGTTTGCCCTGTTGGGGTGATGCTCAGACATCGCCCAAGCTGCGCGGTTTGATGAAGCGCATAAGCTGGCCGCTGCCGGGAATGACATCGGCCCATTGCCCCTTGAACTGGAGCAGCGCGAGGGCTCCGGTCGGGAATTTCTCCGCGAGTTCAGCGCGGGCGCTTTTGGATTCCGCCGCAGCCAGCATGTTGGCGAGGCTATGTGTGCCGGGATTATGGCCGATCAGCATCAGGCTTTTGAGGTCGTTCGAGGCGTCCTGAACAAATTTCAGCATGGCGCGGGGGCTTGCGAGATAAAGCGCTTTTTCATAACGCACTGACGGCGGGCGATCGCAGGCATCAAGCAAATGGGCCAGCGTTTCCCGGGTGCGGAGCGCGGTCGAACATAGCACCAGATCCGGCCATAAATTCTCGCGGGCGAGATACTGGCCCATTCTGATCGCGGCGGCGTCTCCCCGGGCATTGAGCGGGCGGTCATGATCGGCGATACCGGCGGCGCTCCAGTCGGATTTGGCGTGACGTAACAGCATCAGCGTCTTCATGAGGCAGCCCTTCACAAGGAGATACGCAGGTCAGAAGTCCGAGGTGATGCCGTTCCGTTCCCAATCGCCATAGCGGGTCGGTTCCGGGCCCTTGCGGCCGCCGATTTCTTTTGGCGCTTCCGAAGGCGTGATCTGGTCTTTAGGGTTTTTCGGGGCCGGTTCGGCGGCGGGTTTCGACTCGGTCATTAGACGGTTCCATCTTGCGCTTGGTGAACTGTCCTCTAAATAAGGGGAAGCAGGGTTTATTACCAGAGGCGGCAGACGATGGGTGCAGTACGGACAGGTATTCTTCTCGCAGGCATGACAGCCTTCTTTATCGGCATCGGCTATCTGATCGGTGGCGCGGGCGGCATGATGATTGCGTTTCTGGTGGCTGTGGCCATGAATGCCTTCGCCTATTGGAATTCCGATAAGATGGTCCTGCGCATGCATGGGGCCCGGGAAGTGAGCGCCGCCGAGGCGCCGGAGTTTCATGCTCTGGTGCGCGATCTCGCGGCGCGCGCCGGTCTGCCCATGCCTAAGGTCTATATCATGGACAATGACCAGCCGAACGCCTTTGCCACCGGGCGCAATCCCGAACATGCGGCAGTTGCGGCCACGAGCGGGCTGTTGCGGCTGTTGAACAAGCGTGAAGTGGCCGGGGTCATGGCCCATGAGCTGGCCCATGTGAAAAACCGCGACACCCTGACCATGACGATTACGGCGACCTTCGCCGGGGCCATCGGCATGCTGGCCAATTTCGCCATGTTCCTGCGGCCGTCCGGGCATGACAACCGGGGCGGCGGCATGGGTATGATCGGCAGCATTCTGGTGATGATCCTCGCCCCCATGGCGGCCATGCTGATCCAGATGGCCATCAGCCGCACCCGGGAATATGAGGCCGACCGCATCGGATCGGAAATCAGCGGCGATCCGCTGGCGCTCGCTGCCGCCCTCAATAAATTGCAGAACGGGGCCGAGCGCGTCGAAAACCCGGCTGCCGAACAGAACCCGGCCACGGCGCATCTGTTTATCGTCAATCCTCTGCATGGCCGGGGCATGGATAATTTGTTTTCAACCCACCCCAACATGAAGAACCGCATCGCCAAATTGCAGGACTTGGCAGAGGCCATGGGGCAGGGTGGTCGTTATGATCCATCCCCGGCGGCTGAGACGCCTGCCGCGCGGCGCGGGCCTTGGGGGTAATCTGTTGGTTTCCTCAGAATGGATTGCCGGGTCAAGCCCGGCAATGACACAGATGGGGACGCGGAATGCCGTGGTGTTCGGGGATAATTGGTTAGATTTAGGCTTTGCTTCAAGTAAACATTGTCATTACCGGGCTTGACCCGGTAATCCATGGGTCAGTCAGTCCTGCAAGGCGCCCGGAAATGACTGATCCAGAGAAACGCGGCCTGTTCCGAACAGCCATAGGATGAAGACCACATCATGACCCAATCACCTTTGGCGGCGCGGGCCGTGGCGCTTGCGGCTTTGCAGCGCATTCTGGATAACGGCCAGTATCTGGACGAGGCCTTCGCGGCGGCGTTGCGGCTGCAGCCCGGCATGGCGGCTCGGGACAGGGCCTTTGCCCGGTTGCTGGTGATCACCGTGCTGCGCCGGCTTGGGGAGATTGACTCCCGGATCAATGGCTTTTTGGATGCGCCGGAAAAGCTTGCGTCGGATGCCCGCCATATTCTGCGTCTGGGCGCGGCTCAGTTGCTCTATCTCGGCACGCCGCCGCATGCGGTGGTCGACACGGCGGTGGGTCTTGCCGGAAGTGACCGCGACAGTTTCGTGCGCCGGGCCAAGGGGCTTGTGAATGCCGTCCTGCGGCGCATTGCCGATGAGGGGCCACGGCCCTTGCCGCCCGCGCTTAATCTGCCGGACTGGCTGCTTGAGTCCTGGTCGGATCGCTTCGGGCCCGAGACCGCGACAGCCATCGCCGCCGCCCAGCTGGGCGAGCCGCCGCTTGATCTCACCCTCAAGCCAGACGCCGACCGGGAGGCCCTTGTAGCCGAATTGACGTCACGACAGATTGACGTCATGACGTCACCAAGCGGGGGCCTGCGTCTGGAAGAAGCTGGAATCATTGAAGATTTGCCGGGATTTGCGGAGGGTCTCTGGTGGGTCCAGGATGCCGCTGCCGCCCTTCCGGCACAGTTGCTCGGGGTCAAGGCCGGGGAGCGGGTGCTTGATCTCTGCGCGGCACCGGGTGGCAAAACGGCCCAGCTTGCGGCGGCGGGGGCCGAGGTCACGGCCCTTGATCTCGCGCCGAAGCGCCTGAAACGGCTCCAGGAAAATCTTGACCGGCTTGGCCTCACAGCCGAGCTTGTGGCCGCCGACGGCCGTAAATACCGGCCCGAGCCGCGCTTTGATCATGTGTTGCTCGATGCGCCCTGTTCGGCCACGGGCACCTTGCGCCGCCATCCCGATGTGGGCTGGTTGAAGTCGCCTGAGGATGTGCAGTCTCTGGTGCTGACGCAACAGGCGCTGTTCGCCGCCGCCGCCCATATGGTGGCGCCGGGCGGGCGTCTTCTGTATTGCGTCTGTTCCATGGAGGCGGCGGAGGGGCCGGATCAGGTCAGCCATTTCCTCCAGCATCATAAAGACTTTGCCCTTGAGCCGGTAACCGGGGCGGAGCTTCCGGGGCTTGAGGCGGCTCTGCTGCCGGACGGTACGGTCCAGACCCTGCCGAGCCAGAACGTGGATGGCTTTTACATAGCCCGGTTGCGGCATCTTCCATGACTTGTTAAGCGGGCCTGACTTGTTAAGCGGGGCCTGAACTGTTAAGACGGGGGCCTGCATTTTTCTCATGCCGAAGTCCTGAAAGCACAGAGCCGCCATGACCCGAATAGTCCGTATCGCGCCCTCGATTTTGTCCGCCGATTTCGCGCGCCTCGGGGAGGAACTTCAGGCCGTCACCGAAGCCGGGGCCGACTTCATTCATGTGGACGTGATGGACGGCCATTTCGTGCCGAACATCACCATTGGGCCGGCAGTGGTCAAGGCGCTGCGTCCCCATAGCGCGCTGCCGTTCGATGTGCATCTGATGATCGCGCCGGTGGATCCCTATGTGGCCGGGTTTGCTGACGCCGGGTCCGATATCATCACTGTTCATGCCGAGGCTGGTGCGCATCTTCATCGCACTCTTCAATTGGTGAAGGCGCAGGGCAAAAAGGCCGGGGTGTCGCTCAACCCGGCGTCGCCCATCGAGCTTCTGGATTATGTCTGGGACGACATTGATCTGGTGCTGGTCATGACCGTCAACCCGGGCTTTGGCGGCCAGAGCTTCATCGACAGTCAGCTGGATAAAATCCGCCGCCTGCGCGAGCGCATCGAACGCGAGACCGCAGGCACGGGCCGCCAGATCCTGCTTGAGGTAGATGGCGGTGTCACGCCCGAGACCGCGCGTAAGGTGGTGATGGCCGGGGCCGATGTGCTGGTGGCCGGAACCGCGACTTTCAAGGGCGGGCCTGAGGCCTATGCCCGCAATATCGCCGCCTTGCGCGACGCGGTGTGCTGATCGGCTGATATGAGTGAAATCCGGCGAACCAAGGATGCGTTTTTCGCGCGCACGGCACGGGCGGCCCGCCATGCCTTGAAGCGGGCGGAAACGCGCATGCTGGCAGCGGCGGTGATTGCGAGCGGCCCGCATCCGATCCGTCTTCTCAAGGTTCCGAAAGATCCCTGGCCCGGCGATTATGCCGTGGGCGCCGGGATTCTGGCCGGGCGCTTTCATCATGCGGGCCAGGTTCTCAAAGGTGCGGGCAGCGCGAACGGCGAAGATCCGGATCGCTGGACGCCACAGGTTCTGTGGTCGTCGTCGCGGCTTGCGCCCGGTTGGTGGGACTGGTTGCAGGGCTTCTCCTGGTTGCGTGATCTGGCCACCGTGGCCGATCAGGCAGCGGCGCGGCGGGTGGCCGAAGCTCATGTAAGGGCCTGGTGTCAAGCCCATGATCGTTGGCCCTCTCCGGCTTGGGAACCGGGCGTTATTGGTCGTCGTTTGTTGTCCTGGATGACTTATGCGCCGCTGATTCTCGCGAGCGAAGATCATGTTTATCGCAGCCGGGTGCTGAACAGCATGGCCCGGCAGGCGCGCTTTCTCGGCCTCGGGGTCGCCACTATGGAGCCGGGGCCTGACCGGGTGACGGCGCTTGTAGGCCTCGTGGCCAGCGGCCTGTTGTTGCCGAATGGCGAAAGCCGCCTGAAACAGGGCAGCCAGCAACTGGCGGCGGAGCTTGAGCGTATGGTTCAGGGCGATGGTGGGTTTCTATCCCGTTCGCCTGCGGATCTGGCCCGGGTATTGCGCGATCTTATAAGTTTGAGCGCCATTTACGCCGCTGTTGAAGAACCGGTGTCAAGTGCCGTGACCCGCGCCCTTGATCGCATTGTCCCTGCCCTGAAGGCGCTGACCCATGGTGATCAGCGGCTGGCGCAGTTCAATGGGGCCTACGCCGATGGTCCGCCGCTGCTCGCGCGGTTGCCCGAGCCTTATAAAAGCATGGATCCGCTCGACAACGGCCTCCATACCGGGTTCCAGCGGCTGGCGCGCGGCGCGCTTGCGGTGGTGATCGATGGCGGGCCGCCGCCGGTGGGCGCGCTCAGTCGCCGCCATCATGCGGGCACCGGCAGTTTCGAGATGAGCCTTGGCGCGGAGCGCGTGGTGGTCAATTGCGGCAGCGTCGATTGCCTGCCCGATCCGGCGGCCCTGCCATTCGGTCAGTCGGCCGATGATCTCGGGCGTTTGACTCGGGCCACGGCGGCGCATTCGACTCTGGTGATCAATGACACCAATTCCAGCCAGATCTTGCCCGGCGGTCTGATCGGCGAGGGGCCTAGCGCCGTCAGCCTCGACCGCAACGAGGCCGAGGACGGCGCGCTGCTTCTTGATCTTGAGCATGACGGCTACAGCAAGAAGTTCAACTATGTGCATCGCCGTCGTTTTTTCCTGGCGGCGCGGGGCGAGGAATTGCGTGGTGAGGACACGCTTGAGGCGGAAGACTCAGGGGCCCGGCGTACGCTATATTTCGATCTGCGCTTTCATCTGCATCCCGAGGCGACGCCGCGCTTGCTCGCCGCCGATGAAGGTGTTCTGATCCGTCTACCGTCCGGACGCGCCTTGCGGTTTCTCGCCTCGGGCGGCGATGTGGCCATCGAGGACAGCCTTTATTTCGGAGCTCCGGCCTTCCCGCGTCGGACGCGGCAGATTGTCGTGAGCGGACGCCTGAACGGTGAGACGCGGCAAATCCGTTGGGCTTTCCGGACGGTCTAGACTCCGATAAAATCCTTGCCTCGGGTGGTTTGATGCCGTACCCAACCGCAAAGCCGGTATCCGGCATGTCGTAAGTATATGTTTCTGGAGAAAAGCCATGATCGATCGCGTCGCCGTCAAGCGGGCCCTGTTGTCCGTGTCCGACAAGTCGGGCCTTGTCGAGTTCGGGCGCTTTCTGGCCGGGGCAGGCGTTGAGATCCTGTCCACCGGCGGCACCGC
The sequence above is drawn from the Govania unica genome and encodes:
- a CDS encoding patatin-like protein, translating into MREKELRLALVCFGGVSLAVYMHGVTKEVLKLARASAALHKIRDRDARHGISYGDLGLNGDDDIDTENVYYDLLRDMSDVFDLRVVVDCVAGASAGGINGIFLSRALAHDLAYDPLRDLWLREADVSRLAPPPEETNIWSKIIVDPLVKFVSRRVFGARGYSTGVSDKIPPLVRLRHMKPLFDGVHLVRLLYDALIDMGTPKGPEYSLMPAGHRLETFVTVTDFHGFLRYLPLHDPPVIAEREHRCTFEFSFTHWRNGDWQSDFQNDDVPSLAFAARATACFPGAYAPAQIGEVDEMLGERGLSWRSKDRFFVSNFANYLRAGVDPHKAAFIDGSILNNKPFAAAVKSIHGRPAFREVDRRIVYVDPHPDELIATSPSDEGVPNLWRTLKAAMMDIPRNEPVHDDLAEIQSLNERIRTVKSVITAIKPRVSRHVAEIVDPYIQSAKSTVTAATVSEWRVAANARAARDAGYSYEGYTRLKLQTSVRYLAGIVSDICGFAWDGPAHQRATEILHHWVMRDPIDGERMALPDFAFQDPATLPNWIRFLTTFDLDYQRRRIRYMVSELNQLYARDNLVRNGNGATSHDQQDRVSIDEIDSLKVRLYDVLTAMRRCETGVFVSADLRSAFHVAFRALDDENPTASFDAAVYSTARHDEIDAALLGLGTEMGLNQLKTDSDAILADIHGNGWPAPLVRELLVSYLGFGFWDVISFSVSGSTELGEFNEIMIDRISPNDAKVLIEGDARTLLKGVAMRHFGAFFSRKDRENDYLMGRLNAAERLIDIIMDNGRGDIGGLPEDRAARSLAAKKRAFAAILNVESNYLRASAGLVERLKAKLAEL
- the rpe gene encoding ribulose-phosphate 3-epimerase, with the translated sequence MTRIVRIAPSILSADFARLGEELQAVTEAGADFIHVDVMDGHFVPNITIGPAVVKALRPHSALPFDVHLMIAPVDPYVAGFADAGSDIITVHAEAGAHLHRTLQLVKAQGKKAGVSLNPASPIELLDYVWDDIDLVLVMTVNPGFGGQSFIDSQLDKIRRLRERIERETAGTGRQILLEVDGGVTPETARKVVMAGADVLVAGTATFKGGPEAYARNIAALRDAVC
- a CDS encoding DUF1674 domain-containing protein, with product MTESKPAAEPAPKNPKDQITPSEAPKEIGGRKGPEPTRYGDWERNGITSDF
- a CDS encoding flavin reductase family protein, producing MSAKHASLTTHVPAASDDAQRALRDAFGRYATGVTIITARTAEGEEIGITANSFTSVSLDPAMVLWNIALKSQHVDCFQPGFRFAVNVLSDNHETLARHFGRSGRDQFREIDIALCHGLGGVPLIDGAIACFECVTDQVVLAGDHNVLIGRVERFGAHAGAPLAFHNGRFALLG
- the rsmB gene encoding 16S rRNA (cytosine(967)-C(5))-methyltransferase RsmB, with translation MTQSPLAARAVALAALQRILDNGQYLDEAFAAALRLQPGMAARDRAFARLLVITVLRRLGEIDSRINGFLDAPEKLASDARHILRLGAAQLLYLGTPPHAVVDTAVGLAGSDRDSFVRRAKGLVNAVLRRIADEGPRPLPPALNLPDWLLESWSDRFGPETATAIAAAQLGEPPLDLTLKPDADREALVAELTSRQIDVMTSPSGGLRLEEAGIIEDLPGFAEGLWWVQDAAAALPAQLLGVKAGERVLDLCAAPGGKTAQLAAAGAEVTALDLAPKRLKRLQENLDRLGLTAELVAADGRKYRPEPRFDHVLLDAPCSATGTLRRHPDVGWLKSPEDVQSLVLTQQALFAAAAHMVAPGGRLLYCVCSMEAAEGPDQVSHFLQHHKDFALEPVTGAELPGLEAALLPDGTVQTLPSQNVDGFYIARLRHLP
- a CDS encoding SixA phosphatase family protein produces the protein MKTLMLLRHAKSDWSAAGIADHDRPLNARGDAAAIRMGQYLARENLWPDLVLCSTALRTRETLAHLLDACDRPPSVRYEKALYLASPRAMLKFVQDASNDLKSLMLIGHNPGTHSLANMLAAAESKSARAELAEKFPTGALALLQFKGQWADVIPGSGQLMRFIKPRSLGDV
- a CDS encoding heparinase II/III family protein, whose amino-acid sequence is MSEIRRTKDAFFARTARAARHALKRAETRMLAAAVIASGPHPIRLLKVPKDPWPGDYAVGAGILAGRFHHAGQVLKGAGSANGEDPDRWTPQVLWSSSRLAPGWWDWLQGFSWLRDLATVADQAAARRVAEAHVRAWCQAHDRWPSPAWEPGVIGRRLLSWMTYAPLILASEDHVYRSRVLNSMARQARFLGLGVATMEPGPDRVTALVGLVASGLLLPNGESRLKQGSQQLAAELERMVQGDGGFLSRSPADLARVLRDLISLSAIYAAVEEPVSSAVTRALDRIVPALKALTHGDQRLAQFNGAYADGPPLLARLPEPYKSMDPLDNGLHTGFQRLARGALAVVIDGGPPPVGALSRRHHAGTGSFEMSLGAERVVVNCGSVDCLPDPAALPFGQSADDLGRLTRATAAHSTLVINDTNSSQILPGGLIGEGPSAVSLDRNEAEDGALLLDLEHDGYSKKFNYVHRRRFFLAARGEELRGEDTLEAEDSGARRTLYFDLRFHLHPEATPRLLAADEGVLIRLPSGRALRFLASGGDVAIEDSLYFGAPAFPRRTRQIVVSGRLNGETRQIRWAFRTV
- the htpX gene encoding zinc metalloprotease HtpX — translated: MGAVRTGILLAGMTAFFIGIGYLIGGAGGMMIAFLVAVAMNAFAYWNSDKMVLRMHGAREVSAAEAPEFHALVRDLAARAGLPMPKVYIMDNDQPNAFATGRNPEHAAVAATSGLLRLLNKREVAGVMAHELAHVKNRDTLTMTITATFAGAIGMLANFAMFLRPSGHDNRGGGMGMIGSILVMILAPMAAMLIQMAISRTREYEADRIGSEISGDPLALAAALNKLQNGAERVENPAAEQNPATAHLFIVNPLHGRGMDNLFSTHPNMKNRIAKLQDLAEAMGQGGRYDPSPAAETPAARRGPWG